The Oscillatoria salina IIICB1 genomic interval TGACTTGGTGGATGGGTATTTCTGCTTGGAGTTGGTTTTGTTGGTGAATTTGGAAGTATTTGTCACTGACGTTAAGTATGGTGTTGGGTTTGGTTATGTAGAGGGTGGACATAATTTGTTGTTGATTTGTGTTCTGTTTCTATGATGTGGGGGGGTATCTGAGTTCTTGTTTGCGTTTGTGTCGTGTTTGTATGAGTTGGTATCTGAGTTGGGAATGTTGGTGTTTTTGGGGGAATTTTTGGGAGTTGGTGAGAGGTGACGAGTGGGGTTTTATAGCAGTAAACAGTAAACAGTGATGAGAGCCTATGCTAGCAAGGTTTTCCGAAAATGAGGATGTCCTAACTAATTCGTTCTCTGCTATAACGAGTTTTGCTGAGGTGTTTCGTTAAAGGTTGGCGGTGTTTATTCTTGGTGTTGAATTAAAAAGCTACAAAAATCTTGGTGACTTTTGTAGCTTTTTTGGATTTTAATTCGCGTTTCGATTAGTTCTACTTCCCTAGAAGTTGGTCAATGGTTGTTCTTGTTCTCTCTTTTTATTGGACAAAAGTTTCCATTAGTTCAACTTCCGAAGAAGTTAGAAGACGGACTTTCGTTATCTGCTCGTACGCAGATAATTGTTTCCATTAGTTCAACTTCCGAAGAAGTTAGAAGAGGACGATTGCAAACTGGTAGGAGGTACTCCCATCTAGTTTCCATTAGTTCAACTTCCGAAGAAGTTAGAAGCGGGCCAGGAACTTTCGAGTTAGTAACTGAGGCATCGTTTCCATTAGTTCAACTTCCGAAGAAGTTAGAAGCTGCTCTTCTCGGATCCGCTGCCATTGGAGGAGCTCTGCTGTTTCCATTAGTTCAACTTCCGAAGAAGTTAGAAGCATACTGGGGGTGTCCGCCGGACACCGCGACTGTAACGCAGGGTTTCCATTAGTTCAACTTCCGAAGAAGTTAGAAGCGCAGAACGAGGGGCCAGCCCGTCCCGTTCGGGAGATGTTTCCATTAGTTCAACTTCCGAAGAAGTTAGAAGTCGGAGAGTAGCACTACTACGTATTACGGGTGTCCCCCAGACACGTTTCCATTAGTTCAACTTCCGAAGAAGTTAGAAGACCCCTCAAAAAGTGGTAATCTACGTCAATGGCGTAGGTCGTTTCCATTAGTTCAACTTCCGAAGAAGTTAGAAGGGGTTTGGCTTTGGCTGTTATTTCTGTTGCTGTTTCTGCAGGTTTCCATTAGTTCAACTTCCGAAGAAGTTAGAAGAATTCATCGAGTTCTCCTTCAGGTCAACATTCAGCTTTACGTAGGGTTTCCATTAGTTCAACTTCCGAAGAAGTTAGAAGTGCAGCAGGTCCAGGAAGTCCCATTGGACATTCAGTTTCCATTAGTTCAACTTCCGAAGAAGTTAGAAGAACAGCGGTGTTGGCCAGGGCTAGATCAAGCCATAAAGAAGTTTCCATTAGTTCAACTTCCGAAGAAGTTAGAAGAAAATTACTCCAAAAAATAATCCCAATGTCTCGTTTGTTTCCATTAGTTCAACTTCCGAAGAAGTTAGAAGGAAAAGTGTTCTTGGTAAATGGGAGCGGAGAACAAATAGTTTCCATTAGTTCAACTTCCGAAGAAGTTAGAAGAGGTAAAAGAGACAGGGCACGTATTTTTTTTAGAGTTTCCATTAGTTCAACTTCCGAAGAAGTTAGAAGGTATCGCAGCCTATGGGATCGTACATGGGGTCCGACATGTTTCCATTAGTTCAACTTCCGAAGAAGTTAGAAGAGGTGGAAACACCCCGCCAGCGACCGAGTGCACGGACCTGTTTCCATTAGTTCAACTTCCGAAGAAGTTAGAAGTTTGCCGGCACTTCCCCGGAAGCAATTTTTCGGGAAGATTGGTTTCCATTAGTTCAACTTCCGAAGAAGTTAGAAGTCCATTGGATATACAAGTACGTTCCGAATTAGGGACGGAGGTTTCCATTAGTTCAACTTCCGAAGAAGTTAGAAGAGTACGTTTTTTTTCTAAACGCTAACGATTCTGAAATTCTAGTTTCCATTAGTTCAACTTCCGAAGAAGTTAGAAGTAGATGAGGTTAACCGTGTCCTCCAACAAGCCAATATGTTTCCATTAGTTCAACTTCCGAAGAAGTTAGAAGCGGACACGCGCACTGTGACTCAAGAGTGTAACAAAAAGTGTTTCCATTAGTTCAACTTCCGAAGAAGTTAGAAGAATGAATGAGGCTCACTCCCCTGAGGAGATAAGTTTCCATTAGTTCAACTTCCGAAGAAGTTAGAAGGAAGGTGCCCTTAGATATCCAGGTGCGCTCTGCTGAGTTAGTTTCCATTAGTTCAACTTCCGAAGAAGTTAGAAGAGGGTCAAGATAGAACCCGCTTGGTAACTGGATTATAACCTAGTAAAATTCCGGGGGTCAAGGGAGTAGCCGAGTAATTGAGAATAAATGTCATTAATCACCTCGCTTGGAAGCTTGAAAGTCTTACGCTGACTGGGGTTGGTAGCACTCGACGCAAGAATGGGCATTTCAGCGATCGCGCGACTGCTACCAGAAAGGGTGAGAAAATGAGGAAACTAGGAGGGTAGGGTCTCGCTATTTACATTTTAGACTGGATGGGGCGGTAGTTTTCTTGTTCGCCAAGGACGCAGGTGAGATATTCCCAAACTTGTAATTCCAGACAGCGTTGATAGGTAACTTTAGCGCCAGTATGAGAATGAGTTATTTGGCTTTGTAGTTTAGTTTGCCAATGTTTGAGGAAGATTTTCAAAGCAGAAGGTTGGAGGTAGACACCACCTCGGTTGTCTGGGGCGGTAAAGTCTTCGGGGATAAAGATATTCGAGTTGAGGAGGTAGACGACTAAACTATCAACAATAGGGGCGCGGAATTCTTCAATTAAGTCGGAAACTAAGGCAGGATGGTTATGGCGAGGTGTGTGTAAGTTACCAAAGTGGGGATGAAGTCCGATCGCTTGAATTAAGGTATAAAGATTTTGGAACACTAAGGTGTAACCTAGGCTAAGAAGACTGTTGACAGGATCGGTAGGCGGACGACGGGTGCGTTTGGTAAACTGGAAAGGGTCTTGAATTAAGGTTCCTAGTGCTTGAAAATAGATTCGAGCGCTTTGTCCTTCGTAACCGAATAAGGTGTCAATTGATTCTGCTTGTGGTATTTTGTTAATCGTGTCAGCTAATTGGGCGATCGCTTCTTTGACTTCTGTTTGTT includes:
- the cas1 gene encoding CRISPR-associated endonuclease Cas1; the protein is MTVLYVTERGASLKVKHQQFQIYHNSEIQLSIPVNRISHIVLFGSCRLTHGAMSLALRRQIPVMFLSYQGRYFGRLQGKIAEIDYLQQQVKNSLNPEFRLRQAKSIVAGKLSNSWILLRRLNRYHQQTEVKEAIAQLADTINKIPQAESIDTLFGYEGQSARIYFQALGTLIQDPFQFTKRTRRPPTDPVNSLLSLGYTLVFQNLYTLIQAIGLHPHFGNLHTPRHNHPALVSDLIEEFRAPIVDSLVVYLLNSNIFIPEDFTAPDNRGGVYLQPSALKIFLKHWQTKLQSQITHSHTGAKVTYQRCLELQVWEYLTCVLGEQENYRPIQSKM